In a genomic window of Anser cygnoides isolate HZ-2024a breed goose chromosome 28, Taihu_goose_T2T_genome, whole genome shotgun sequence:
- the ZNF668 gene encoding zinc finger protein 668, with protein sequence MEERQEGPGGDVGGGTRGGHQDGTRGDVGGGTRGVGGGGTRGDLRDGARGDHQDGAHGDIGGGTRGDAHGGAHGDLGDTHEDLSGGTHRELGGDARGGHRDATHGDLRDGTHGDLDDGTQGTFNDGTHGDLDNGTQGTFNDGTQGTFNDGTHGDLDDGTQGDLDDGTQGTFNDGTHGDVNDGTHEDHQGVTHGDLNDDTHGDLNDDTHGDLDVTHGDLDDTHEDLNDVTHGDLNDVTHGHQDVTPEGRQDVTQGPPPDVTRARDAPRLDPPEDPRRDTHGTPPGDTRGAVPAPPAPAAKPGRRFRCPARAETFPGATGATTRSRSATARAGGATAVTEEPMGATTRSRGAAATRSRGATATRSRGATATGSGGATTRSRGAAAARSRAATATAASEASPDATTATSGGDATPVEVPEAPGDAGAAMEVAKTPGGATSGAGDATTGSQGATAGSQGATTRSRGATTRSRDATAAPRGATAASRGATTRSRGATKASADATAATAASRATTSAAPHAPEAPGDATKTPGDATKTPGDATKPPGDATKAPGDATEAPRDAAAEPAAGAPCSSCPRPAPPFPCAACPKSYGTLSKLTIHQRAHTGERPFSCPDCPKSFADPSVYRKHRRGHAGLRPHRCGACPKAYAERKDLRNHQRSHTGERPFLCAECGKSFGRSSSLACHQRIHAPRKPYACGTCGKAFTQLSSYQSHQRVHTGERPYLCPQCGRMFSDPSSYRRHQRAHQGVKPYGCGECGKAFRQPADLAVHRRTHTGERPWRCGECGKAFVASWDLKRHRLTHTGERPWRCGECGKGFGERAALGKHRRTHSGERPYACGRCGKGFGGASGLRKHERTHGKREGDEGHKVAAGPGCGAAATGVQGLATGVAAGVGRNVAAGVGHDMGAQPGHNMATVGHDMAAGVGHDLGAQPGHNMATVGHNMATGLGAHGHRTRAQHGRWTCPQHGHRTGTHHGRRLRSRHGRRHAGSRHGRRRGTHGLRWPQHGRRLWRSQHGRPHGGPQHGRPQRGHTQYGRPQRGHTQYGCRHGRPQRGHPRGGPQNGRPHGGAQHGRPQHGRLKYGHTQYGRP encoded by the coding sequence ATGGAGGAGCGGCAGGAGGGGCCGGGTGGGGACGTCGGCGGTGGCACCCGTGGGGGCCACCAAGATGGCACCCGCGGGGATGTCGGCGGTGGCACCCGAGGGGTCGGCGGCGGTGGCACCCGTGGGGACCTCCGTGACGGCGCCCGGGGGGACCACCAAGATGGCGCCCACGGGGACATCGGCGGTGGCACCCGTGGGGACGCCCATGGTGGCGCCCATGGGGACCTCGGTGACACCCATGAAGACCTCAGCGGTGGCACCCATCGGGAACTCGGCGGTGACGCCCGTGGGGGCCACCGAGATGCCACCCATGGGGACCTCCGTGACGGCACCCACGGGGACCTCGACGATGGCACCCAAGGGACCTTCAATGATGGCACCCATGGGGACCTCGACAATGGCACCCAAGGGACCTTCAACGATGGCACCCAAGGGACCTTCAATGATGGCACCCATGGGGACCTCGACGATGGCACCCAAGGGGACCTCGACGATGGCACCCAAGGGACATTCAACGATGGCACCCATGGGGACGTCAACGATGGCACCCACGAAGACCACCAAGGTGTCACCCACGGGGACCTCAACGATGACACCCACGGGGACCTCAACGATGACACCCATGGGGACCTCGATGTCACCCACGGGGACCTCGATGACACCCACGAAGACCTCAACGATGTCACCCATGGGGACCTCAACGATGTCACCCACGGACACCAAGACGTCACCCCTGAAGGCCGCCAAGACGTCacccaaggccccccccccgaTGTCACCCGTGCCCGCGACGCCCCCCGCCTCGACCCCCCTGAAGACCCCCGGCGCGACACCCACGGGACGCCCCCAGGTGACACCCGCGGGGCCgtccccgcccccccggcgcccgcCGCGAAGCCGGGGCGCCGCTTCCGGTGTCCCGCCCGCGCCGAGACCTTCCCCGGCGCCACCggtgccaccaccaggtccaggaGTGCCACCGCCAGGGCCGGAGGTGCCACCGCGGTGACGGAGGAACCCATGggtgccaccaccaggtcccgAGGTGCCGCCGCCACCAGGTCCCGCGGTGCCACCGCCACCAGGTCCCGCGGTGCCACCGCCACCGGGTCTGGAggtgccaccaccaggtcccgaggtgccgccgccgccaggTCCCGGGCCGCCACGGCCACCGCGGCGTCCGAAGCGTCCCCAGATGCCACCACCGCCACCTCCGGAGGCGACGCCACCCCCGTGGAGGTCCCCGAAGCGCCCGGAGACGCCGGCGCCGCCATGGAGGTGGCCAAAACACCTGGAGGTGCCACCAGCGGGGCCGGAGATGCCACCACGGGGTCTCAAGGGGCCACCGCGGGGTCTCAAGGTGCCACCACCAGGTCTCGAggtgccaccaccaggtccagagATGCCACCGCCGCCCCCAGAGGTGCCACCGCCGCCTCCAGAGGTGCCACCACCCGGTCCCGCGGTGCCACCAAAGCGTCCGCAGATGCCACCGCCGCGACGGCCGCCTCCAGAGCCACCACCAGCGCCGCGCCGCACGCGCCCGAAGCCCCCGGAGATGCCACCAAAACCCCCGGAGATGCCACCAAAACCCCCGGCGACGCCACCAAACCCCCCGGCGACGCCACCAAAGCCCCCGGCGACGCCACCGAAGCCCCCAGAGacgccgccgccgagcccgcCGCCGGCGCTCcgtgctcctcctgccctcgccccgctccccccttcccctgcgcCGCCTGCCCCAAATCCTACGGCACCCTCTCCAAGCTGACCATCCACCAGCGCGCCCACACCGGCGAACGCCCCTTTTCCTGCCCGGATTGCCCCAAATCTTTCGCCGACCCTTCGGTTTACCGCAAGCACCGGCGGGGCCACGCCGGCCTTCGGCCTCACCGCTGCGGCGCCTGCCCCAAAGCCTACGCCGAGCGCAAGGACCTCCGCAACCACCAGCGCAGCCACACGGGCGAGCGGCCCTTCCTGTGCGCCGAGTGCGGCAAGAGCTTCGGCCGCTCGTCCTCGCTCGCCTGCCACCAGCGCATCCACGCGCCGCGCAAGCCCTACGCCTGCGGCACCTGCGGCAAGGCCTTCACCCAGCTCTCCTCCTACCAGAGCCACCAGCGCGTCCACACCGGCGAGCGGCCCTACCTGTGCCCGCAGTGCGGCCGGATGTTCTCCGACCCCTCCAGCTACCGGCGGCACCAGCGGGCCCACCAAGGCGTCAAGCCCTACGGCTGCGGCGAGTGCGGCAAGGCCTTCCGGCAACCGGCCGACCTGGCCGTGCACCGGCGGACCCACACGGGCGAGCGGCCCTGGCGCTGCGGCGAGTGCGGCAAAGCCTTCGTGGCCTCCTGGGACCTCAAGCGGCACCGCCTGACCCACACGGGCGAGCGGCCCTGGCGCTGCGGCGAGTGCGGCAAAGGCTTCGGCGAGCGGGCGGCGCTGGGCAAGCACCGGCGGACGCACTCGGGCGAGCGGCCCTACGCCTGCGGGCGCTGCGGGAAGGGCTTTGGCGGCGCCTCGGGGCTGCGCAAGCACGAGAGGACGCACGGCAAGCGGGAGGGGGACGAGGGCCACAAGGTggccgccgggccgggctgcggggcggcggctACCGGAGTTCAAGGTCTGGCCACCGGCGTGGCTGCTGGAGTTGGACGGAACGTGGCCGCCGGTGTTGGCCACGATATGGGGGCTCAGCCGGGCCACAATATGGCTACCGTCGGCCACGACATGGCCGCCGGCGTTGGCCACGATCTCGGTGCTCAACCAGGCCACAATATGGCCACCGTTGGCCACAACATGGCCACCGGACTCGGGGCCCATGGCCACCGGACTCGGGCCCAACATGGCCGCTGGACTTGCCCACAACATGGCCACCGCACCGGGACGCATCATGGCCGCCGCCTCCGATCGCGACATGGCCGTCGTCACGCCGGGTCACGACATGGCCGCCGCCGGGGGACCCATGGACTGCGGTGGCCTCAACATGGCCGCCGCCTTTGGCGCTCCCAACATGGCCGCCCCCATGGGGGGCCCCAACATGGCCGCCCCCAGCGTGGCCACACCCAATATGGCCGCCCCCAGCGTGGCCACACCCAATATGGCTGCCGCCATGGCAGGCCCCAACGTGGCCATCCTCGGGGCgggccccaaaatggccgcCCCCATGGGGGGGCCCAACATGGCCGCCCCCAACATGGCCGCCTCAAATATGGCCACACCCAATATGGCCGCCCCTAA
- the ZNF646 gene encoding zinc finger protein 646 isoform X2: MAAVGARLPPPPPLPPRGAPSGPSPPGARLPSADRRRAPGAFACPACPKLCGDAAALRAHLRVHRGATAPPPPPPPHPGGAERSYRCEACGKTYRHSGSLINHKRTHQTGDFGCGFCAKRSSARWRRSGSILGVTGGRRKKRRKRRRRRKRRWPSSAPSAAGPSPARPIWRGTTARSTAAAAPEERAAWHICGRCGQPFGDMESLREHRREEEEEEEEEEEEAERRPYACSVCGKTYRHGGSLVNHRQTHQTGVFPCAVCSRRYATVAAYRNHLRNRPRCKAGAAPAAPGAEEDEGGGTKAAARPYRCEECGRSYKHAGSLVNHRQSHATGSFRCGACPKAFGNLMALKNHRRSHGERRRRRRGAGRQGSGRLRRQLLGRQRLRPAADGAGEEGLASPAVLKVGEEPPVDLNSTVMALEESSASPTALKMEEEPPVDFNSTVAALEDSSASPTALKVGEERPVDLNSTVMALEDSSASSMPFKMEEEPPKHQNPTVTALEDVLVSPTPLKMEEEPPEDLNPTVMASEDILVSPTLLKMGEEAPVDLNSMVTVLEDSSASSMPFKMEEEPPKHQNPTVMTLEDSLATPMALKMEEEPPEDQNPMVTALEDSSVSPVPLKMEEEPPVDLNSTVTALEDSSASPMPFKMKSLQNTRTQR; the protein is encoded by the exons ATGGCCGCCGTCGGCgctcgccttcctcctcctcctcctcttcctccccggGGGGCTCCTTCGGGGCCCTCCCCCCCCGGCGCCCGCCTCCCCTCGGCCGACCGCCGGCGCGCTCCCGGCGCCTTCGCCTGCCCGGCGTGCCCCAAACTTTGTGGCGACGCCGCGGCCTTGCGCGCCCACCTCCGCGTTCACCGGGGGGCgacggcgccgccgccgccgccgccgccgcacccCGGCGGCGCCGAACGCTCTTACCGGTGCGAGGCGTGCGGCAAGACCTACCGCCACTCGGGGAGCTTGATCAACCACAAGCGGACGCACCAAACGGGCGATTTCGGCTGCGGGTTCTGCGCCAAGAG GAGTTCGGCGCGTTGGCGGCGCTCCGGGAGCATTTTGGGCGTCACCGGTGGCCGGcggaagaagaggaggaagaggaggaggaggaggaagaggaggtggcCTTCCTCTGCGCCGTCTGCGGCGGGGCCTTCGCCGGCGAGGCCGATTTGGCGCGGCACCACGGCGAGGagcacggcggcggcggcgccggaGGAGCGGGCGGCGTGGCACATCTGCGGGCGGTGCGGGCAGCCCTTCGGCGACATGGAGAGCCTGCGGGAGCACCGGcgcgaggaagaggaggaggaggaagaggaggaagaagaggccGAGAGGAGGCCGTACGCCTGCAGCGTCTGCGGCAAGACCTACCGGCACGGCGGCAGCCTGGTCAACCACCGGCAGACCCACCAAACCGGCGTCTTCCCCTGCGCCGTCTGCTCGCGGCGCTACGCCACCGTGGCCGCCTACCGCAACCACCTCCGCAACCGCCCGCGCTGCAAAGCCGGGGCGGCgccggcggctcccggcgccGAGGAGGACGAGGGCGGCGGGACGAAGGCAGCGGCGCGGCCCTACCGCTGCGAGGAGTGCGGCCGGAGCTACAAGCACGCCGGCAGCCTGGTGAACCACCGGCAGAGCCACGCCACGGGCTCGTTCCGCTGCGGCGCCTGCCCCAAGGCTTTCGGCAACTTGATGGCCTTGAAGAACCACCGGCGGAGCCAcggcgagcggcggcggcggcggcgcggcgcgggccGGCAAGGTTCTGGCCGCCTGCGCCGGCAGCTGCTCGGCCGCCAGCGGCTGCGCCCGGCCGCGGATGGCGCCGGCGAGGAGGGGTTGGCGTCACCAGCGGTGTTAAAGGTGGGGGAAGAGCCTCCAGTAGACCTCAACTCAACGGTGATGGCGTTAGAGGAGTCTTCGGCATCACCGACGGCGTTAAAGATGGAGGAAGAGCCTCCAGTAGACTTCAACTCGACGGTGGCGGCATTGGAGGACTCTTCGGCATCACCGACGGCGTTAAAGGTGGGGGAAGAGCGTCCAGTAGACCTCAACTCAACGGTGATGGCGTTGGAGGACTCTTCGGCGTCATCAATGCCATTCAAGATGGAGGAGGAGCCtccaaaacaccaaaacccaaCGGTGACAGCGTTGGAGGATGTTTTGGTGTCGCCGACACCGTTAAAGATGGAGGAAGAGCCTCCAGAAGACCTCAACCCAACGGTGATGGCGTCAGAAGACATTTTGGTGTCACCAACACTGTTAAAGATGGGGGAAGAGGCTCCAGTAGACCTCAACTCAATGGTGACGGTGTTGGAGGACTCTTCAGCGTCATCAATGCCATTCAAGATGGAGGAAGAGCCTCCAAAACACCAGAATCCAACGGTGATGACGTTGGAGGACTCTTTGGCAACGCCGATGGCGTTAAAGATGGAGGAAGAGCCTCCAGAAGACCAAAACCCAATGGTGACGGCGTTGGAGGACTCTTCGGTGTCACCAGTGCCATTAAAGATGGAAGAAGAGCCTCCAGTAGACCTCAACTCAACGGTGACGGCGTTGGAGGACTCTTCGGCATCACCAATGCCGTTCAAGATGAAGAGCCTCCAAAACACCAGAACCCAACGGTGA
- the ZNF646 gene encoding zinc finger protein 646 isoform X3, with amino-acid sequence MAAVGARLPPPPPLPPRGAPSGPSPPGARLPSADRRRAPGAFACPACPKLCGDAAALRAHLRVHRGATAPPPPPPPHPGGAERSYRCEACGKTYRHSGSLINHKRTHQTGDFGCGFCAKSSARWRRSGSILGVTGGRRKKRRKRRRRRKRRWPSSAPSAAGPSPARPIWRGTTARSTAAAAPEERAAWHICGRCGQPFGDMESLREHRREEEEEEEEEEEEAERRPYACSVCGKTYRHGGSLVNHRQTHQTGVFPCAVCSRRYATVAAYRNHLRNRPRCKAGAAPAAPGAEEDEGGGTKAAARPYRCEECGRSYKHAGSLVNHRQSHATGSFRCGACPKAFGNLMALKNHRRSHGERRRRRRGAGRQGSGRLRRQLLGRQRLRPAADGAGEEGLASPAVLKVGEEPPVDLNSTVMALEESSASPTALKMEEEPPVDFNSTVAALEDSSASPTALKVGEERPVDLNSTVMALEDSSASSMPFKMEEEPPKHQNPTVTALEDVLVSPTPLKMEEEPPEDLNPTVMASEDILVSPTLLKMGEEAPVDLNSMVTVLEDSSASSMPFKMEEEPPKHQNPTVMTLEDSLATPMALKMEEEPPEDQNPMVTALEDSSVSPVPLKMEEEPPVDLNSTVTALEDSSASPMPFKMKSLQNTRTQR; translated from the exons ATGGCCGCCGTCGGCgctcgccttcctcctcctcctcctcttcctccccggGGGGCTCCTTCGGGGCCCTCCCCCCCCGGCGCCCGCCTCCCCTCGGCCGACCGCCGGCGCGCTCCCGGCGCCTTCGCCTGCCCGGCGTGCCCCAAACTTTGTGGCGACGCCGCGGCCTTGCGCGCCCACCTCCGCGTTCACCGGGGGGCgacggcgccgccgccgccgccgccgccgcacccCGGCGGCGCCGAACGCTCTTACCGGTGCGAGGCGTGCGGCAAGACCTACCGCCACTCGGGGAGCTTGATCAACCACAAGCGGACGCACCAAACGGGCGATTTCGGCTGCGGGTTCTGCGCCAAGAG TTCGGCGCGTTGGCGGCGCTCCGGGAGCATTTTGGGCGTCACCGGTGGCCGGcggaagaagaggaggaagaggaggaggaggaggaagaggaggtggcCTTCCTCTGCGCCGTCTGCGGCGGGGCCTTCGCCGGCGAGGCCGATTTGGCGCGGCACCACGGCGAGGagcacggcggcggcggcgccggaGGAGCGGGCGGCGTGGCACATCTGCGGGCGGTGCGGGCAGCCCTTCGGCGACATGGAGAGCCTGCGGGAGCACCGGcgcgaggaagaggaggaggaggaagaggaggaagaagaggccGAGAGGAGGCCGTACGCCTGCAGCGTCTGCGGCAAGACCTACCGGCACGGCGGCAGCCTGGTCAACCACCGGCAGACCCACCAAACCGGCGTCTTCCCCTGCGCCGTCTGCTCGCGGCGCTACGCCACCGTGGCCGCCTACCGCAACCACCTCCGCAACCGCCCGCGCTGCAAAGCCGGGGCGGCgccggcggctcccggcgccGAGGAGGACGAGGGCGGCGGGACGAAGGCAGCGGCGCGGCCCTACCGCTGCGAGGAGTGCGGCCGGAGCTACAAGCACGCCGGCAGCCTGGTGAACCACCGGCAGAGCCACGCCACGGGCTCGTTCCGCTGCGGCGCCTGCCCCAAGGCTTTCGGCAACTTGATGGCCTTGAAGAACCACCGGCGGAGCCAcggcgagcggcggcggcggcggcgcggcgcgggccGGCAAGGTTCTGGCCGCCTGCGCCGGCAGCTGCTCGGCCGCCAGCGGCTGCGCCCGGCCGCGGATGGCGCCGGCGAGGAGGGGTTGGCGTCACCAGCGGTGTTAAAGGTGGGGGAAGAGCCTCCAGTAGACCTCAACTCAACGGTGATGGCGTTAGAGGAGTCTTCGGCATCACCGACGGCGTTAAAGATGGAGGAAGAGCCTCCAGTAGACTTCAACTCGACGGTGGCGGCATTGGAGGACTCTTCGGCATCACCGACGGCGTTAAAGGTGGGGGAAGAGCGTCCAGTAGACCTCAACTCAACGGTGATGGCGTTGGAGGACTCTTCGGCGTCATCAATGCCATTCAAGATGGAGGAGGAGCCtccaaaacaccaaaacccaaCGGTGACAGCGTTGGAGGATGTTTTGGTGTCGCCGACACCGTTAAAGATGGAGGAAGAGCCTCCAGAAGACCTCAACCCAACGGTGATGGCGTCAGAAGACATTTTGGTGTCACCAACACTGTTAAAGATGGGGGAAGAGGCTCCAGTAGACCTCAACTCAATGGTGACGGTGTTGGAGGACTCTTCAGCGTCATCAATGCCATTCAAGATGGAGGAAGAGCCTCCAAAACACCAGAATCCAACGGTGATGACGTTGGAGGACTCTTTGGCAACGCCGATGGCGTTAAAGATGGAGGAAGAGCCTCCAGAAGACCAAAACCCAATGGTGACGGCGTTGGAGGACTCTTCGGTGTCACCAGTGCCATTAAAGATGGAAGAAGAGCCTCCAGTAGACCTCAACTCAACGGTGACGGCGTTGGAGGACTCTTCGGCATCACCAATGCCGTTCAAGATGAAGAGCCTCCAAAACACCAGAACCCAACGGTGA
- the ZNF646 gene encoding zinc finger protein 646 isoform X1 yields MAAVGARLPPPPPLPPRGAPSGPSPPGARLPSADRRRAPGAFACPACPKLCGDAAALRAHLRVHRGATAPPPPPPPHPGGAERSYRCEACGKTYRHSGSLINHKRTHQTGDFGCGFCAKRFANLGALKGHLRGHRHRAAAAAAAAAETTAAPVGIFQCSLCPEEFGALAALREHFGRHRWPAEEEEEEEEEEEEEVAFLCAVCGGAFAGEADLARHHGEEHGGGGAGGAGGVAHLRAVRAALRRHGEPAGAPARGRGGGGRGGRRGREEAVRLQRLRQDLPARRQPGQPPADPPNRRLPLRRLLAALRHRGRLPQPPPQPPALQSRGGAGGSRRRGGRGRRDEGSGAALPLRGVRPELQARRQPGEPPAEPRHGLVPLRRLPQGFRQLDGLEEPPAEPRRAAAAAARRGPARFWPPAPAAARPPAAAPGRGWRRRGGVGVTSGVKGGGRASSRPQLNGDGVRGVFGITDGVKDGGRASSRLQLDGGGIGGLFGITDGVKGGGRASSRPQLNGDGVGGLFGVINAIQDGGGASKTPKPNGDSVGGCFGVADTVKDGGRASRRPQPNGDGVRRHFGVTNTVKDGGRGSSRPQLNGDGVGGLFSVINAIQDGGRASKTPESNGDDVGGLFGNADGVKDGGRASRRPKPNGDGVGGLFGVTSAIKDGRRASSRPQLNGDGVGGLFGITNAVQDEEPPKHQNPTVMALEDSSASPMVLKMEEEPPEHQNSPVTVLEDSSASPVPLKMEEESPVDLNSTVTALEDSSASPTPFKMKSLQNTRTQR; encoded by the coding sequence ATGGCCGCCGTCGGCgctcgccttcctcctcctcctcctcttcctccccggGGGGCTCCTTCGGGGCCCTCCCCCCCCGGCGCCCGCCTCCCCTCGGCCGACCGCCGGCGCGCTCCCGGCGCCTTCGCCTGCCCGGCGTGCCCCAAACTTTGTGGCGACGCCGCGGCCTTGCGCGCCCACCTCCGCGTTCACCGGGGGGCgacggcgccgccgccgccgccgccgccgcacccCGGCGGCGCCGAACGCTCTTACCGGTGCGAGGCGTGCGGCAAGACCTACCGCCACTCGGGGAGCTTGATCAACCACAAGCGGACGCACCAAACGGGCGATTTCGGCTGCGGGTTCTGCGCCAAGAGGTTCGCCAACTTGGGGGCGCTCAAGGGGCACCTCcgcgggcaccggcaccgggcggcggcggcggcggcggcggcggcggagacGACGGCGGCGCCGGTCGGGATCTTCCAGTGTTCGTTGTGTCCCGAGGAGTTCGGCGCGTTGGCGGCGCTCCGGGAGCATTTTGGGCGTCACCGGTGGCCGGcggaagaagaggaggaagaggaggaggaggaggaagaggaggtggcCTTCCTCTGCGCCGTCTGCGGCGGGGCCTTCGCCGGCGAGGCCGATTTGGCGCGGCACCACGGCGAGGagcacggcggcggcggcgccggaGGAGCGGGCGGCGTGGCACATCTGCGGGCGGTGCGGGCAGCCCTTCGGCGACATGGAGAGCCTGCGGGAGCACCGGcgcgaggaagaggaggaggaggaagaggaggaagaagaggccGAGAGGAGGCCGTACGCCTGCAGCGTCTGCGGCAAGACCTACCGGCACGGCGGCAGCCTGGTCAACCACCGGCAGACCCACCAAACCGGCGTCTTCCCCTGCGCCGTCTGCTCGCGGCGCTACGCCACCGTGGCCGCCTACCGCAACCACCTCCGCAACCGCCCGCGCTGCAAAGCCGGGGCGGCgccggcggctcccggcgccGAGGAGGACGAGGGCGGCGGGACGAAGGCAGCGGCGCGGCCCTACCGCTGCGAGGAGTGCGGCCGGAGCTACAAGCACGCCGGCAGCCTGGTGAACCACCGGCAGAGCCACGCCACGGGCTCGTTCCGCTGCGGCGCCTGCCCCAAGGCTTTCGGCAACTTGATGGCCTTGAAGAACCACCGGCGGAGCCAcggcgagcggcggcggcggcggcgcggcgcgggccGGCAAGGTTCTGGCCGCCTGCGCCGGCAGCTGCTCGGCCGCCAGCGGCTGCGCCCGGCCGCGGATGGCGCCGGCGAGGAGGGGTTGGCGTCACCAGCGGTGTTAAAGGTGGGGGAAGAGCCTCCAGTAGACCTCAACTCAACGGTGATGGCGTTAGAGGAGTCTTCGGCATCACCGACGGCGTTAAAGATGGAGGAAGAGCCTCCAGTAGACTTCAACTCGACGGTGGCGGCATTGGAGGACTCTTCGGCATCACCGACGGCGTTAAAGGTGGGGGAAGAGCGTCCAGTAGACCTCAACTCAACGGTGATGGCGTTGGAGGACTCTTCGGCGTCATCAATGCCATTCAAGATGGAGGAGGAGCCtccaaaacaccaaaacccaaCGGTGACAGCGTTGGAGGATGTTTTGGTGTCGCCGACACCGTTAAAGATGGAGGAAGAGCCTCCAGAAGACCTCAACCCAACGGTGATGGCGTCAGAAGACATTTTGGTGTCACCAACACTGTTAAAGATGGGGGAAGAGGCTCCAGTAGACCTCAACTCAATGGTGACGGTGTTGGAGGACTCTTCAGCGTCATCAATGCCATTCAAGATGGAGGAAGAGCCTCCAAAACACCAGAATCCAACGGTGATGACGTTGGAGGACTCTTTGGCAACGCCGATGGCGTTAAAGATGGAGGAAGAGCCTCCAGAAGACCAAAACCCAATGGTGACGGCGTTGGAGGACTCTTCGGTGTCACCAGTGCCATTAAAGATGGAAGAAGAGCCTCCAGTAGACCTCAACTCAACGGTGACGGCGTTGGAGGACTCTTCGGCATCACCAATGCCGTTCAAGATGAAGAGCCTCCAAAACACCAGAACCCAACGGTGATGGCGTTGGAGGACTCTTCGGCGTCACCAATGGTGTTAAAGATGGAGGAAGAGCCTCCAGAACACCAAAACTCACCGGTGACGGTGTTGGAGGACTCTTCGGCATCACCAGTGCCATTAAAGATGGAAGAAGAGTCTCCAGTAGACCTCAACTCAACGGTGACGGCGTTGGAGGACTCTTCAGCATCACCAACGCCGTTCAAGATGAAGAGCCTCCAAAACACCAGAACCCAACGGTGA
- the LOC136787110 gene encoding myosin light chain kinase, smooth muscle-like, with protein MFGDLNPTENPKPPEDLNPTEDPNIRGSPKPVEDPNVRGSPKPVEDPNVRGSPKPVEDLNPTEDPNVRGSPKPVEDLNPTEDPNVRGSPKPVEDLNPTEDPNVRGSPKPVENPKPSEDPNVRGSPKPREDLNPTEDPNNRGSPKPVEDLNPTEDPNNGGSPKPVEDLNPTEDPNVRGSPKPVENLNPTEDPNNRGSPKPVEDPKPSQDPKPSEDSGDQEPPEPPNATGPPLQDPTAGGVPAFWDRPEPLEEPGDPDTWQHPQTPQDPDTWEGSGDA; from the exons ATGTTCGGG GACCTCAACCCTACTGAAAACCCCAAACCTCCTGAAGACCTCAACCCTACTGAAGACCCCAATATTCGAGGCTCCCCCAAACCCGTTGAGGACCCCAATGTTCGAGGCTCCCCCAAACCCGTTGAGGACCCCAATGTTCGAGGCTCCCCCAAACCCGTGGAGGACCTCAACCCTACTGAAGACCCCAATGTTCGGGGTTCCCCCAAACCCGTAGAAGACCTCAACCCTACTGAAGACCCCAATGTTCGGGGTTCCCCCAAACCCGTAGAAGACCTCAACCCTACTGAAGACCCCAATGTTCGGGGTTCCCCCAAACCCGTGGAGAACCCCAAACCTTCTGAAGACCCCAATGTTCGGGGTTCCCCCAAACCCAGAGAAGACCTCAACCCTACTGAAGACCCCAATAATCGAGGCTCCCCGAAACCCGTGGAGGACCTCAACCCTACTGAAGACCCCAATAATGGAGGCTCCCCGAAACCCGTGGAGGACCTCAACCCTACTGAAGACCCCAATGTTCGGGGTTCCCCCAAACCCGTGGAGAACCTCAACCCTACTGAAGACCCCAATAATCGAGGCTCCCCCAAACCCGTGGAGGACCCCAAACCTTCGCAAGACCCCAAACCCTCGGAGGACTCAGGTGACCaggagccccccgagccccccaacGCCACGGGGCCGCCCCTGCAGGACCCCACtgcggggggggtccccgcttTTTGGGATCGCCCCGAGCCCCTGGAGGAACCCGGGGACCCCGATACCTggcagcacccccagacccctcagGACCCCGATACCTGGGAAGGTTCCGGCGACGCCTga